The Anabrus simplex isolate iqAnaSimp1 chromosome 1, ASM4041472v1, whole genome shotgun sequence genome window below encodes:
- the LOC136857632 gene encoding uncharacterized protein, translating to MDYLVPLLLLVSGSMAMVQAQSCDDKSAMNNCLKNLQEYENSLNLFTDKDNLETECRMFNESMKCLDEYLDKCGQADKREEIDSRMSSVRTAVNNLCNDPQLKEDLLYNRECYKMVSDDWAECIKSFQATNQRTDLCSVRDTVIKCGHDSAVKQCSEAAAKSVCKMSANLMGMIVSANSCKSDPIEICSLGVTVQPTLFLLFTAIALGMKILWKEV from the exons GTAGCATGGCAATGGTGCAGGCACAGTCATGCGATGACAAAAGTGCTATGAACAACTGCCTGAAGAATTTGCAGGAATACGAGAACTCCTTGAACCTCTTTACTGACAAAGATAATTTGGAGACTGAATGCAG gatgTTCAATGAAAGTATGAAGTGCCTGGATGAATATTTGGATAAGTGTGGTCAAGCTGACAAAAGAGAGGAAATTGATAGTAGAATGTCCTCTGTTCGTACTGCTGTCAATAATCTCTGCAACGATCCACAACTGAAGGAAG ACCTGCTGTACAACAGAGAATGCTACAAAATGGTGTCAGATGATTGGGCAGAATGTATCAAATCATTCCAGGCAACAAATCAACGTACCGATCTTTGCTC GGTTCGAGATACTGTGATCAAGTGTGGCCATGACTCTGCAGTGAAGCAGTGCTCTGAAGCTGCTGCCAAGTCTGTATGCAAGATGTCAGCCAATCTGATGGGCATGATAGTGTCTGCTAATTCTTGCAAGTCTGATCCTATAGAAATTTGTTCCTTGGGAGTCACTGTACAACCAACTCTTTTCCTACTCTTCACTGCAATAGCACTTGGAATGAAGATCTTGTGGAAGGAAGTTTGA